From the Terriglobales bacterium genome, the window GCCGACCGCGAGGTGCTCGACCTGATGATGGCGCTGGAAAAAGAAGCGCCGCGCAAGAAGGGCCGCGTCCTGGTCCTGCTGGGGAACCACGAAGTGATGAACATGACCGGCGACCTGCGTTACGTGCGCAGCTTCGCCTCCTTCGCCGGCCCGGATTCCGAGAAGCGCCGCCGCAAGGCCTTCGAGCAGTACCTGGACTGGCGCAAGGATCACGCGCAGCCGGCCGCCGCTCCGCTTACGGACGCGGAGATCGAAAAGCAATGGATGGACGCTCACCCGCCCGGCTTCCTCGAGCAGCGCGAAGCCTTCGCTCCGGACGGCCGTTACGGCCGCTGGCTGCGGGAGAAGGACGCCGTGGCCCAGGTGGACGACGTAGTGTTCCTGCACGGCGGCATCAATCCCGCGCTGCCCGACGTTCGTCCCGATTACATCAACAAGCGCATCCGCGAAGAGCTTCGGGCCATGGACGTCTTTCGCGCCTGGCTCGCGCAGGAGAACATTGCGCTTCCTTTCTTCACCCTCCAGGAAGCCACCGACGCTGCGCGGGCCGAACTGGACCGGCTGAAGGCCGAGGCCGCCGCGCGCACCGCCGCGGCGCAGGCGGAAGGCAAAGAATGGAAGCCCTCCGAAGCCGACCAGCACCGCCGCAAGACGCTGGAGGACTTCCTCGGCTACAGCGGCTGGTACAGCGTCCACCCCGATGGCCCGCTCTGGTTCCGCGGTTACGCGCAATGGACCGAGGAAGAAGGTACGCCCAAGGTCGCGGCCTTGTTGGCGTCGCTCGGTGCCCGCAACCTTGTGGTGGGCCATACGCCCCAGGCCGACGGCCGAGTACGGGTTCGCTTCGGGGGCCGCGTTTTTCTCATCGACACCGCGATGCTCAAGGGCTACATACCCGAGGGCCGCGCGTCCGCGCTGGAGATCAGCTCCCCGAAGTTCACCGCCGTGTACCACGACCAGCGCATCGTGCTGCTCGATGGTCCCGTGGCCCCACTTGCGCCCCAGTCCGCAGCGGCGCCGGGCGGCAGCTCCCTCGCGGAATACCAACAGCCTCAATCGGAACCTTCTGCGCCGGAAGCGGCCGCCGCTCCGCTCCCCCACCAATGGATCGGCCCCGACGGCCAGCCGCTCCCCTTCAAAACCGACGCCGAGTTGCTGGTGTTCCTGCGCACGGCGAAGGTGCGCGGCATCAAGGACATCGGCACCGGCATCACCAACCCTAAAAAGTGGAAGCTGGTGAAGGACGGCATCACAGCCAACGCCATCTATCGCAACGTCAGCGAAGACAAGATTCAAGCCAGTATGTCCGGCGGCACCTCTGAGATGTTTTTCCGTGACGAAGCCACCTTTGAACCTGCCGCCTATGAGTTCAGCCTGCTGGTCGGCCTGCCCTGGGTGCCACCTGCCGTCAAGCGCGGCTACGGCGCTACCGATGGCTCCGTGCAGATCTGGCTCGAAGGCGTCACGCAGTATACCGACATGCAGAAGAAGGGCATCGAACCGCCCGACCGCGTCCGCTGGAGCAAGCAACTCCACGTGATGCGGGTCTTCGACAACCTTGTTTACAACACCGACCGCAACCAGGGAAACATGCTCATCGACAAGCACTGGCGGCTGTGGCTCATCGATCACACCCGCGCCTTCCGCCGCCAGGAAGACTTGCGTACGCCTGACCTTCTCATCCAGTGCGACCGCGGCTTTCTCGAGCGCTTGCGCACCCTGGATGAAAACCTGGTCCGCGAGAAGATGAAGAAGTATTTGCGCAAAGCGGAAATCGACGCCCTGTTCGTGCGTCGCCGCAAGATCGTGGAACATTTCGACCAGCTCATCCGCGAGCGCGGCGAGACCATGGTGCTGTTCAATCTGGAGCCCATCGATGCCCAGCGCTGAGACTGCTTTTCGCAGATGACGGGCTATCTCGAACGCGCTCTGAATCTGCGACCGGGGGACTTCGGACGCGGCATTCTTCTCTTCCTTTACTTGTTTCTGATTCTTGCGTCTTACACGATCGGCAAGGTGGCTCGGGACGCTCTCTTCCTCGACCGCTTCGACGCCGTCAAGCTTCCCTGGGCCGACCTGGCCAGCGCTTTCCTGGTCGGCCTCGTGGTGGCCGCCTACTTGTTCGTGGCTCGCCGCATCTCCCTCCGCAACCTGCTCGTCGGTTGCCTGCTCCTCTACTCTGCCACCTGTGTGCTGTTCTGGTATTTAGCGCATTTCCACCAGCAGCCCTGGCTGTTTCCAGTCTTCTACATCTGGGTAGGCATCTTTGGTGTGCTGTCGACCATGCAGGTATGGAAGCTTGCCAACTTCGTGCTCACCACGCGGGAAGCCAAGCGCATCTTCGGCCTGGTCGGCGCTGGGGCCATTTCCGGCGCAATCTTCGGTGGCTTTGCTTCACGAGTTACGGTAAAGGCCTATGGCACGGAAGGCCTCCTCATGGGCATGGCCGTGTGCCTGGCCATCTGTGCCTGCCTGGTCGTGCTCATCTGGCGGCAAAGACAGCTCAATCCGTTGGAGTCCGGGGTCCACGAAGCTGAACAGCCCACCATTGTCGACAGCCTGCGCCAGATCGCGTCTTCCCCTTACCTGCTCGCCATCGCCTCTGTCATCTGCATGTCTTCGTTCGTTACCACCTTCGCGGGTTGGCAGTTCAAGGCCATCGCCCGGCAGTTCATCCCCGAAAAGGACGCTCTGGCGCTCTTCTTCAGCGATTTCAGTTTCCTGGTGGGCATTCTCGGCCTTGCGACGCAGATGCTGCTGACCTCGCGCGTCCTGCGCCGCTTCGGTCTGGGACTCACCCTGTACGTGGTGCCGGTCGCTCTGCTCGGCGGCACCATCGGCGTGCTGGCGGGAGGAACGCTGTTGGCCGCCGTGCTCCTCAAGGGCAGCGACCAGGTCTTGCGCTACTCCATCGATAAGTCCTCCATCGAGCTCCTCTACCTGCCGCTCGCCACAGGCTTCAAGCTGCGTGTTAAGTCGTTTATCGATACGTTCATCTGGCGGCTTGGCGATGGGCTGGCGGCGCTCACCCTGGTGCTGTTTGCCGACCGGCTGCGCTTTAGTGCCCGCGACGTCGGCTGGGTGAATCTGATCTTCATCGGCGGATGGCTGGCCGCGGCCTACTTCGCGCGTCGCCAGTACGTCCACACCCTGCGCGACAGCATCCGCCGGCACCGACTGGACGTCGAGCGCGTCGACACACCTGTGCTGGATCGCTCCACGATTGAGATCTTCTCCGACCGCCTCGTTTCTACCGATCCCAAAGAGATCCTCTACGCGCTGAGCCTGTTCGAGACCGAAAGTCGCCGCCGCGTGCATCCTGCAGTGCGCGGACTGCTCTACCATCCCGCGCCCGAAGTACGGCGCAAGGCCCTGGCTCTGCAGACGGAAGCCGGCGACCGGCTGCTCCTTCCCGAGGTCGAACCCTTGCTGCGCGACTCCGACCTCGAGGTCCGCACCGAAGCCCTGCTGTACCTGGCCCACCACGCCCACGTGGACCCACTGCACAAGATCGAAGAATTGGGCGACTTCCCGGACTTTTCCATCCGCTCGGCCATGGCCGCATTCCTGTCCCGCCCCGGCGACACCCAGAATCTGGAGACCGTCACCCGTATCCTCGACGCCATGATCGAGGACGAAAGCCCGGACGGCCCGCGCTCGCGACGAGAAGCGGCCCGTCTGCTGGCGACCGTCCCCGGGCCGTTCGACGCGCACGTGGAACGGCTCCTGGCGGATCCTGACCTGGAAGTGCAACGCCACGCCTTACGCGCTATCGGGCGCCAGCATCGTCGACACCTACTGACGGCGGCCATCGAGCGGCTGGCGGATCCTGCCTTGGCTGCCGACGCTGCCTTGGCCCTCTCCATGTTCGGCGACTCCATCGTGGGCACGCTGCGCGACTACCTTGGCGATCCCGCCCAGAGCACCGAACTGCGCGCCTCCGTCGCCCAGGCCCTGGTGCGTATCGGCACTCCTGCCGCCGGCCGCGCCTTGATGGAAAACTTGTTGGAAAGCGAGACCAACCTGCGCTTCCTCATCCTCAGCTCGCTCAACAAGCTGCGCGAAGCTCATCCCGGCCTGGAACTCGACACGCTCATGTTGGAGAGCATCCTGGCCGCCGAAATCATGGGCCACTACCGTTCCTACCAGATCCTCAACACGCTGGGCGGAAGCCTGGATTCCCACAGCGCCGTTTCCAGCGCCATGAATGAATCCATGCAGCAGGAGGTGGAGCGCATGTTCCGGCTGCTGACCTTGCTCCATCCTGGCTACGACTTTCACAGCGCCTATGTCGGCCTGCAGTCCACCAACGCCGTGGTGCACGACAATGCGCTCGAGTTCCTGGACAACGTGCTCAAGCCCGCTCTGCGCAACACCCTGGTGCCCCTGCTCGACAGCGAGGTCTCCGTCTCCGAGCGCGCCCGTCTGGGCGCCAGCCTTTGCCACACTGGCGTCGAGAGCCGCGAAGCCGCCGTTGCTGAGCTGGTTTCCAGCGACGATCCCTGGCTCAAGGCCTGCGGCGTCTATGCCATCGGCACGCTCGGCCTCACTTCGCTTCGGAAGCAACTGGAGAGCTGCTTGAACCATCCCGATCCGTTGCTGCGCGAGACGGCGCGCCAGGCCAAGGTGCGCCTCGCGGAGCAAAAAGGCGCGCCCGCGGCTGACTGACGCACGCACCTGCTGTCGTACACTAGAAGGGAATGAGAATCTGCTTTCTGCGTGCGGCCGCGCTGCTTTCGTTGCTGTGTTTTGCTTCCTTCGGCTTCGCTTCCGCCTACGACGCTCGGCCGAAGCTCATCGTCATCATCATCGCAGACGAGTTTCGCGCCGACTTCCTCGACCGTCATCGCGCGGGTTTCGGTTCCGGCGGCTTCAATACTTTTCTCGAGCGCGGCGCCGTATTCGCCGACTGTCATTACGACCACGCCGTCACCCTCACTGCCCCCAGCTTCACTACCCTGCTTACGGGCGCATATGCCGACGGGCACGGGATCATCGGCAATTTCTTTTGGGATCCGGAAAAGAAGCGCACCGTCGCCGCGGAACAGGATGACGCCACCACCGGCCTGGGTACTCGGGCAGGCGGATCCCCCTGGCGCGTGCTGGCCTCCACGCTCGGCGACGAATTGAAGCTTGCTACCGGCGGCAAGTCGCGCGTCTTCGCCGTATCTCTCAAGCGCCGTGCCGCCATCCTGCCCGCCGGGCACGCGGCTGATGCCGCCTACTGGGCGGACGATTCGACCGGTGTCTTCGTCACTTCGTCCTACTACATGAAGGATCTGCCGGACTGGGTGAAGGCCTTCAACGCCGGAGGCCGGCTGGAGAAATATCGCAGCCTCGAGTGGAAGGATGCCGCCGGCAACGTTCTTCGGCCCGCCTCCGCGTCCGGCAAGTTCAAGGACTCCCTCGGCGAAACCCCGTTCGCCACCGAGTACCAGCTCGAATTCGCACGCCAACTCATTCAGGAGCAGAAGCTGGGCTCCGGGTCCGCAACCGACCTGTTGATTCTTTCCCTCTCCGCGAGCGACTATCTGGGCCATGACGTGGGCCCGGATTCGCCGGAAATGGCCGCCATGATCCTCGCCATCGACCGCCAGCTCGCCGAGTTTTTCGCCTTCCTCGCCCGCCAGATCGGTCTCGCCAACGTCTGGCTGGCCTTCACCTCGGACCACGGGACGGCTCCGCTGCCCGCCACTGCCACCAGTCTGCGTCTGCCGGGCCGCAACGTGGATATCAGCGCCGTTCGCAAGCAGGCCAATGCCGAGCTTGCCGCCCGCTTCAACGCCGGGGCCGACTTCATCGCCGCCATCGACTGGCCTGTGGCCTACCTCTCGCAGAACGCCTTTGCCGCTGTGAATCTCAACGAAGCGGATGCCGAACAGGCGGCCGGCGAAGCCCTTGGGAAGGCGGCCGGCTGGTCCGGGTTTTTCACCCGCCATCAGAGCAAGAGCGGCGCGCTGCCGCCCACCGCGCTCGGCCGGCGGTACGCCCACAGCTTCTCCCCTTATGGAGGCTGGTACGTGATCGGAGTGCCGGAACTCCTCTCGGTCGGCATCGAGCGTGGCACCCACCATGGCTCGCCCTGGTCGTACGACACGCACGTTCCCTTGTTGCTCTATGGCCTTCCGTTTCGCCCCGGCATCTACCGGCAGGCGGTCGAACCGGTGGACCTAGCGCCGACGCTGGCTTCCCTCCTGGGCATCACGCCGCCCTCTCACAGCGTGGGGCGCGTGCTGACCGAAGCCCTGGCAGCCGGAGGCAAGCCGTGAGCGCCGCACCCTTCGCCGGCCCGCCCCAGCCGCCCGACCTGAGCGTTACCTTCTGCGGCATCCGCTTCAAGAACCCAGTCATCGCCGCCAGCGGCACCTTCGGCTACGGCCTGGAGTTCGAGGACATCGTCGCGCTGCCCAAGCTGGGTGGCTTTGTGGTGAAGGGACTCTCACGCGAGCCCATGGCGGGCAATCCGCCGCCCCGCATCTTCGAGAGCGCCGCCGGCATGCTCAACTCCATTGGATTGCAGAACATCGGCGCGCGCGCCTTCGTGGAAGAAAAGCTCCCGCTGCTGCGCAAGAAGGCGGACATCGTTGTCATCGCCAACGTCTTCGGCTTCACCGTGGAGGACTACGAAGCCACCATTCACATCCTGAATGAAGGGGAAGGCATCGCCGCGTATGAGTTGAACGTCTCTTGTCCCAATACCAAGCATGGCGGCATCTTCTTCGGCAGCGATCCGGTGCTGCTGGAAGAAGTGGTGGCGTCGGCGAAGGGCGCGGCCACCAAGCCGCTGATCGTCAAACTCTCGCCGAACGTCACCAGCATCGCGCAGATGGCGCGCGCCGCGGAGAACGCCGGCGCCGACGCCCTTTCTCTCGTCAATACCTTTGTGGCCATGGCCATTGACCCCGAAACCCGCCGCCCGCGCATCTCCAACATCACCGCGGGCCTCTCCGGCCCCGCCATCAAGCCCATCGCGCTGCGCATGGTCTATGAAGCCGCGCACGCGGTGGATATTCCCGTGATCGGCATCGGCGGCATTACCACCGCCGCCGACGTGGTCGAATTCATGCTCGCGGGCGCCGCCGCCGTCCAGGTAGGCACGGCCAATTACTGGGACCCCTGCGCGACGGAGAACATCGTCAACGCGCTCGAGCGCTGGTGCATGGAGCACCGCGTCTCTCGTCTCACCGACCTCATCGGCGGCCTGATCACCGACTGAAGGCCTTGAGCCTCCGTGGCTTCCAGTTCGCTACCGCTGCTATTTCCGCGGCACGTAGAAGCTCCAGTCCAGCATCACGATCTTCCACCTGCCCTCGCGTTTTTCCAGCACATACACCGACCACAGCGTGGCCTCGACCTTTTCGCCCGATTTCCGCGTCAACGTCATGCTGGTCTTGGTGTAACCCCAACCCATCTGAGGCGTCGTCACCAGGCGCACCAATTCGCTTTTCATCGGCGGCGCCGGTTCCTTCATCTCCGGCACCAGGTGGTGGTCGCGGAAGTCCGCCCAGCTATCGTTCCGGTGGCCGTTCTCGAACGCGACCATGTCTTCCGCCATCAGCGGCTCGATCTGCGCCAAGTCGCGCTCGGCCAGCCCGCGCTCGAACTGCTCGATGGCCGCGCGCACTTCCGCCTCGGTCGTTTCCCCTGCCCACCCCAGGACACTGAAGCTCAGCACAGCGATTGCCAGCACCGTTTGCATTCTTCTCCCCCGTTCCGAAGATCTTTCCTGATTGCTGACTGCTATTTCTCCATCGGCCGCGCCATGGGCACGTTGATCTCGCGCACCGGCTGGTCCATTTCACCCGCGCGCGCTGGAGCCTCCAGGCCGTCCGTCAGCAGGTACCCGCGCAGCGCGATCGAGCTGGTCTGCAGCGCCTCCAGCGCCTCGATATAGTCGGTCTGCAACTGGAACAGCGTGCGTTGCGAGATCAGCACCTGCGGATACGCTGCCGCCACCTCCTGATACTTGGCCAGGTACAGCTCGTACGCTCGTTGCGCCCGCGGGATCATCTGCGCGCGATAGCGCTCCACCATCGCGCTGGCATCACGATAGCTCCGCAACAGTCCGGCCGAGCGCTCGCGCAGCACCAGTTCCACGCGGCGCGCTTCCGCCTGCGCCCGTTCCAGTTCCGCGCGCGCCGATTCCACCCCGCCCTGGTTGCGGTCGAACAGCTTCAACTGCACGCCGATCTCCGCGAAGCCCTGCAGTCCGACCGGACGTCCCGTAGCCTCGAGCAACTCGCGATTTTGCTGCAGCCCGCCGCGCAGGACCAGGTCCGGCACCGCCTCGCTTCGCGCGCGGCCGACGGCCAACTCCGCACGCTTCACTCCCGCCTCTGCGATGCGCACCGCCGGGCTGTTGCGCACCAGGTCTTCGATGTATTGCTCGGGCGCGATCTCCGGCAGGTTTTCCTCCAGCCGCCCGGCCAGTCGCGTGAGCGGAAGCTGGGGATTGCCCACCACCGCCGCCAGCGCCGTCCACGCATGCTGGCGACGGTTCTCGGTTTCGATCAGCATCAGTTCGGCGCGCTGCGCCTCGATCTCCGCCTGCAGGACGTCCGGCTGGTCGGCCTGACCCACGTTGTACAGCTGCTGCGAGACCTCGACCGCCTCGGCCGCCAGCCGCGCCAGTTTCCGCCGCACCGTCACGGCCTCCTGTGCTGCCAGGGAGTGGAAGTAGAGCATGCGCACGGCGTTCATCACTCGCAGACGCTGCTCATCCGACTCCGCCTCCGCCTGCACGCGCTCCTGCTCGAAGACCTGGCGGTTCCGCTTCAGCTTGCCGCCCAGCACGATGGGCTGCTCGATGAAGAATCCCTGCTGGCCACCGCGCGAGCGCCCGCCGCGGATCTCTTCACCGAGGTAGCCCACGGTCGGGTTGGGATACAGGCCGGCCTGTTTCGCCCGTCCTGCGGCTACGCGCACTTCTGCGCTGGCTTGTCGCAGCGTCGGGTTCCCGGCCAGCGCCATGCGCTCCAGTTCTTCCAGCATCAGCGCCGGTCCGGTTTCTTCCGCCTCCGCCGCCCGCGGATCCTTCGGGGCACTCTGCGGATGCTGCTCATGCTGCGCGGGCGCGGTAGTTTCCTGCGCCCAACCACCGACAGGCACGACCAGCAGCAGCAGGATCAGGACTCCAATCAACGATTTCGCTCTCATGGCTCCACTCTCTCCGTCGTACACCACAGCCAGTTTCTTGAAAGGGCGCGGCTTCAGCCGCGCCGTAACGTTTCGGCGGAAAAACCCAGGGCTTTAGCCCTGAGGTAGAAACGCCGGCTCATCCGTGCTTGTGTTCCTCCCGCGCGGGTTCCTGCCGGAGGGCATGGATCTTGTCGTACATCTCCGGCTCAAGCACGCGCAGCAGCGTCATCATGCCCATCATCGCGCCGGACCATCCTTTGGCCAGCCCGTAGGTCTCGGGCTTGGCCACCAGTTCGTCGAGCACCGGAAAATGATCTTGCGGAAAACCGGGGACGCGATTCGCTCCCGGCGCCACCTTCCACAAACCGCCGCCGTGATGCGCGTGTGCGGCTTGCAGTGGAAGATCGGTGGTGGCGCGCTCGTGCTCCGAGCCCACACCCATGCCGCGTCCCAGGCTGGGGCCGAAGCCCTCGGCCGTAGCGTGACCCTGGCGCAGCATGCCCATGCCGTCTTTCATGTCCAGGCCCGCGGCCATGCCGTTGAACGTCCACAGCGGACCCGTCATGGAAGCCATCTGGTTCATCATGTGGTGCGGCAGATGGCAGTGCACCATCCAGTCGCCGGGATTATCCGCGACAAACTCCACGTCCGTAGCTTCCGCTACGCCCACCAGGGTCGTGTTCTTCGGGCCCCAGAGCGATTCCGGCTGGCGGCCCGCTTCCGAACCCGTCACCACGAACGTGTGCCCGTGCACGTGCACCGGATGGTGGTCCATGCCCATGTTGACGAAGCGCAACCGCACGCGCTCTCCGCGCTTCACCAGGATGGGCGTGGTCGCCGGCGCCGCCTTGCCGTTCATGGTCAGCCAGTTGAACTCCATGGAAAGCGAGTTGGGGACGCTCGCGTTGGGCAGCACGGCGAACTCCTGCAGCACGAAGCCGAAATCGCGGTCCACTCTCGGCCGCCAGGCTTCTTTCGGATGCATGATGAACATCCCGATCATGCCCATCATTTCCTGCATGCTCATGTGCGAGTGGTAGAAGAATGTCCCCGCCTGGTGCAGCGTGAACTCGTACACGAACTTCTCTCCGGGCAGGATGAGCGGCTGGCTGATGGCGGGCATGCCGTCCATCTCCACCGGGATCTCGAAGCCGTGCCAGTGCATGGAGGTGGGCTCCGGCAAACGGTTCTCCACAATGATGCGTACGCGATCGCCCTCGGTCACCTGGATGGTGGGACCGGGCACGCTGCCGTTGTATCCCCACAGATCCACAACTTTCCCGGGATAGATCTCGCGCTTCACCGGCTCGGCGACCAGTTGGAACACCTTCACGCCGTTCTCGAGCCTATGGGGAAGCTGCGACACGTCGGGGGTCGCGACCGGCAACGGCACACCGGCAGCGCCCCGCGACTGTGGCCTGCGCCACGGCCGCGCGCTCGGCTCTTCGTGCGCCAGTGCTTGGGATGAGGCGGCGGCTCCGGCGCCCAGCGCCAGCGCCGCCCGCAGGAAATTGCGTCGGCTGTTCATATCCACGCTCCTTGGATCGCTGAAAACTGAAGAAAAATCAGAACCGCGGACGCTCACCGTCCACAGCTCGAACAACAGGAAAAGAAAAAAAGGGACTAGATGCGCAGAAAAATAGCGCGTGGGAAATCTTCGAGGTCAGGTGGACTGGCGGCGACGGCAACGGGTGAAGCATTCGCCGCAGAAGTCAACTGTGGAGCGGCCGCAACTGCGAGAGCAGCCGACACCGCGCGCGGCTCGGGCAGGCTAGTGCTGCGGCGCTGGAGCCGCGCGTCCATTTGCGCAGTGCATTCCCCAGCGGACATGGCCGCGCACTTCGCCATGTCTGCCGAAGCCGTGTCGTGCTGATGGTTCATGCCGCCGTGATGCATCGCGGCGGAAGGCTGCGCCACCCGTGCACACAGCGCCTGGCATGCGGCGGCCGTCGCCATCGTCCCACTCAGCAGGACCATGGCCACAGCGAAGACTGCGGTGATGCGGAATCGAACCGGCGTTCGCATCGCGATATTCTTGTCTTTCCGAGTCCGCCGCGGCGGACAAGGAATCCCTATGCCTAACAAGCGCTGCCGGGTATAGGGATGCCTCGGTTCCTCGGCATGAAAACGTTACCCCTTCAGCTTCATCTCCAGCTCTTCCGGCAGCCGGCTGCGAATCTCTTCCGGCAGGCTCTGGTGCAGGCGGCGCGCGCCTAGCCGCGCGGCGTCCACCATCACCAGCGGTGCCGGAGTGGCCACCGCTACCGCCACCCACATGATACTGGAGAAGGCGAAGCCCGCCAGCGCGGCGATCTCCAGGTAGAGGGCGTGCCGCGGCGAAAAATAGCGGATGGCCCCGAAGGCCAGCAGGAACATCACCGCCGAGACCGTGGCTACCACGATCAGCCCCACGTCGATGATGCGGTGCAGCTTCTGGCGCTTGCGGCAGCGGCTGCATTCCGCCAGGTGCTGCTCGTAGTCGCCGCGCATTTCCACCGCCAGGCCGGAGATGTCATAGCGCCAGCCTGCCAGAATCTCGCCGACCACTCGGTCCATGCATTGACTCATAGAACAGCAACGACCACTTCCACGCTCTTCTTCCGGAGGATCTCGTCCTCCCCTTTTCGGAGGGGCACGACTTCTTGTGCCGTCCACTCCCTGCCGAAATCGTGGGCTTTAGCCCCGGAGGCCTGAGCCCGATTCAAAACCTACAGCCGGATAGGCTCCATCCCCGCGTCCTGCCTGGCCAGCAGCACGCGGTTTAACAGTAAGTTACGGCGAGGGCCCAAGGCTTGTTCCGCCGCTCCGCGGGCGATTTCCGGGTGGTTGTTCTGCTCCGAGAGATGCGCCAGCACCAGGAATGCGGCGCTTCCATCATAGTCGCCGGCGAAGAATTCCGCGAGGGCGTCGTTCGAAAGGTGGCCCACCCGGCTCATCACCCGCTGCTTCACGCTCCAGGGATAAGGCCCGGTGCGCAGCATCTCCAGGTCGTGATTGGACTCCATCAGCAGCACGTCGCACCCCTTTAGATGCTGCCGGACGCTGGATGGGACATACCCCAGATCGGTCACCAGCCCGACCTTTACACCTTCTATACGAAACGTAAAGCCCACCGGATCGGCGGCGTCGTGGGGCGTGGTGAACGCGGTCACCGCGATATCGCCGATGTGGAAGGTGGCGCCCGCCGGGAACGGCTCCCAGCGCGCGAGTTCGGTCTCGCCTCCCCGGGCGCGCTGCTCGCGCCGCCAAGCCGAGCGCGTCATCTCGGTCATGAACACCGGCGCCTTGAGTTTCCGCGCCAGTACCTCCAGGCCCGCCACGTGGTCGGAGTGCTCATGGGAGATCAGGATGGCATCCAGCTTCTCCGGCTCTTCGCCCGCGGCCCGCAGGCGCTTGAAAGTTTCGCGGCAGGAGATGCCGGCGTCCACCAGGATGGTGGTCTCGGCGCTCGCTACCACCGCCGCATTCCCCCGACTCCCGCTGGCCAGCACCGCGACGCGCACGCCCATGGGGCGAGGATAGCCGGAATAGTCGTCTCTCGGTAGTGCCTTCGGCGTTAAGGGGACGGTATACCCCTCCCGCCATTCTCCCTTGGATAAATCAACAGGTTAGTGAGCCAGATCCCTGTGAGTCCCTAGGTCTAAAGGACTTATTGGCAAAGTCCCTGAAACAACGGGCTTATCTTTTTACAAACAATACTACATAGACTATATCACTACGAAGGAAGGCGTTAAGGGGAATTTGCAAGGTGTTGAAGGCAGTGCACGGCTTCGTCGCCGCTCGCTCAGGATGACGGCTACGAAAGGAGAGGAGCTGAGAACTGGTCACTGACCACTGCTTCTCAGTACTTGTAAAACCCCTGCCCCGTCTTCCGGCCCAGCCGGCCGGCGTGGACCATCTTGATGAGCAGCGGGCAGGGGCGGTACTTGGGGTCGCCAAGGCCTTCCTGCAGGACGCGCATGATGTCGAGACATACGTCCAGGCCGATGAAGTCGGCCAGTTGCAGGGGGCCCATGGGATGCGCCATGCCCAGGCGGAAGACCTCGTCCACCGCAGCAGGCGTGGCCACGCCCTCCATCACCGCATACATGGCTTCGTTCAAGAGCGGCATCAGGACGCGATTGGAGACGAAGCCGGGGGCGTCGTTCACTTCGACCGGCGTCTTCTCCAGCTCTTCGGCCAGTGCCTTCACGGTCTGGAAGGTTTCGTCGGAGGTGGCCAGCCCGCGGATAACTTCCACCAGCTTCATCACCGGCACGGGATTGAAGAAGTGCATGCCGATCACACGGTCGGGCCGTTTGGTCAGCGCGGCCAGGCGGGTAATGGAGATGGACGAAGTATTCGAAGAGAGGATGACCTCGGGCCGGCACACCTGGTCGAGTTCGCGGAAAAGATCGGCCTTGATATCGAACTTCTCGGTGGCGGCTTCGACCACGAAATCACAATTCGCAAGGACCGCGCGCTCTACCGTGGCCTCGATGCGGCGGAGGGCGGTTTTGCCCTCTTCCGCGGTGAGCTTGTTCTTCGATACCTCGCGCTCGAGGTTCTTCGCAATAGTCTCCAGCGCACGATCGAGGAAGCGGCGCTCCACATCACACAGCAGAACGCTATAGCCATGGCGCGCGAACACGTGCGCAATGCCGTTGCCCATGGTTCCGGCGCCGATAATG encodes:
- a CDS encoding Npt1/Npt2 family nucleotide transporter, which produces MTGYLERALNLRPGDFGRGILLFLYLFLILASYTIGKVARDALFLDRFDAVKLPWADLASAFLVGLVVAAYLFVARRISLRNLLVGCLLLYSATCVLFWYLAHFHQQPWLFPVFYIWVGIFGVLSTMQVWKLANFVLTTREAKRIFGLVGAGAISGAIFGGFASRVTVKAYGTEGLLMGMAVCLAICACLVVLIWRQRQLNPLESGVHEAEQPTIVDSLRQIASSPYLLAIASVICMSSFVTTFAGWQFKAIARQFIPEKDALALFFSDFSFLVGILGLATQMLLTSRVLRRFGLGLTLYVVPVALLGGTIGVLAGGTLLAAVLLKGSDQVLRYSIDKSSIELLYLPLATGFKLRVKSFIDTFIWRLGDGLAALTLVLFADRLRFSARDVGWVNLIFIGGWLAAAYFARRQYVHTLRDSIRRHRLDVERVDTPVLDRSTIEIFSDRLVSTDPKEILYALSLFETESRRRVHPAVRGLLYHPAPEVRRKALALQTEAGDRLLLPEVEPLLRDSDLEVRTEALLYLAHHAHVDPLHKIEELGDFPDFSIRSAMAAFLSRPGDTQNLETVTRILDAMIEDESPDGPRSRREAARLLATVPGPFDAHVERLLADPDLEVQRHALRAIGRQHRRHLLTAAIERLADPALAADAALALSMFGDSIVGTLRDYLGDPAQSTELRASVAQALVRIGTPAAGRALMENLLESETNLRFLILSSLNKLREAHPGLELDTLMLESILAAEIMGHYRSYQILNTLGGSLDSHSAVSSAMNESMQQEVERMFRLLTLLHPGYDFHSAYVGLQSTNAVVHDNALEFLDNVLKPALRNTLVPLLDSEVSVSERARLGASLCHTGVESREAAVAELVSSDDPWLKACGVYAIGTLGLTSLRKQLESCLNHPDPLLRETARQAKVRLAEQKGAPAAD
- a CDS encoding alkaline phosphatase family protein — encoded protein: MRICFLRAAALLSLLCFASFGFASAYDARPKLIVIIIADEFRADFLDRHRAGFGSGGFNTFLERGAVFADCHYDHAVTLTAPSFTTLLTGAYADGHGIIGNFFWDPEKKRTVAAEQDDATTGLGTRAGGSPWRVLASTLGDELKLATGGKSRVFAVSLKRRAAILPAGHAADAAYWADDSTGVFVTSSYYMKDLPDWVKAFNAGGRLEKYRSLEWKDAAGNVLRPASASGKFKDSLGETPFATEYQLEFARQLIQEQKLGSGSATDLLILSLSASDYLGHDVGPDSPEMAAMILAIDRQLAEFFAFLARQIGLANVWLAFTSDHGTAPLPATATSLRLPGRNVDISAVRKQANAELAARFNAGADFIAAIDWPVAYLSQNAFAAVNLNEADAEQAAGEALGKAAGWSGFFTRHQSKSGALPPTALGRRYAHSFSPYGGWYVIGVPELLSVGIERGTHHGSPWSYDTHVPLLLYGLPFRPGIYRQAVEPVDLAPTLASLLGITPPSHSVGRVLTEALAAGGKP
- a CDS encoding dihydroorotate dehydrogenase codes for the protein MSAAPFAGPPQPPDLSVTFCGIRFKNPVIAASGTFGYGLEFEDIVALPKLGGFVVKGLSREPMAGNPPPRIFESAAGMLNSIGLQNIGARAFVEEKLPLLRKKADIVVIANVFGFTVEDYEATIHILNEGEGIAAYELNVSCPNTKHGGIFFGSDPVLLEEVVASAKGAATKPLIVKLSPNVTSIAQMARAAENAGADALSLVNTFVAMAIDPETRRPRISNITAGLSGPAIKPIALRMVYEAAHAVDIPVIGIGGITTAADVVEFMLAGAAAVQVGTANYWDPCATENIVNALERWCMEHRVSRLTDLIGGLITD
- a CDS encoding nuclear transport factor 2 family protein — translated: MLAIAVLSFSVLGWAGETTEAEVRAAIEQFERGLAERDLAQIEPLMAEDMVAFENGHRNDSWADFRDHHLVPEMKEPAPPMKSELVRLVTTPQMGWGYTKTSMTLTRKSGEKVEATLWSVYVLEKREGRWKIVMLDWSFYVPRK